From the Streptococcus sanguinis genome, the window TTTTGATATGCTCTAGGAGCATGCGATTCTGCTTAGCTGCAGCAACTAGATAGACCATAGAAGTTTCCAAGTCTGACAGGGCAAAAAGATGCTTTTTGGTAGTGGTCTGACGCAGGAGAGCATTAATCTCATCCTTACGCTTGTCCATCCGCTCAACAACCGGATAGTAAGAATTGGAGATCAACTCTAGACTAGCAAAGAGAAACTTATAGACCGATACTGGCTCATGACGCTCAGTATAAGACTTCATCATATCGACAACATAGGCATTATCCTGGTTGCTGATCGTAATGAGCCGTCTCTGTTGCACCACAAAGGTCATAGGAATCGTCTCATAATGTTCCTTATCTGTCGCTAGATCAAGGACATTGTAGATAAAGACAACAGTTCCATTCTCACGATTGTAATCCATGTGAGCCCGCTCGTTCTTATCCAGCGCATACTCGATGGTCTCTTTATCAATTTCATAATCCTGATAAATCCGGGCATTCTTTTTGAAACTATCTGAGTCAATGTTGATCCAGACAGACTGATCTTTTAGTTTTCTTTCCAGAAACATGGAGCTCCTTTCTACGAGATAGAATGATTCTCTAATAAACTATCCCCCAACTTCCTAAACTGTTCTTGCAAGTAAATATGCAATATTGAAGCACAAAATCAAGCAAATTAACTAACTGCCTCGCCCGATGAGATTAGTCAGGCGGCTAGCAAGGCTCCAATAGAACTCGGCCTTAGTAACTTTAGTTTGTTATACAATCATAACAATCCCATTCACTACGACACGAAGAGGCGAAAACGATTATTTTTCGCCGATGAGTTACATCTTCTCTTCCAACTTAACATCCGGATACTTGTCCGCAAACCAGCGCAGGGCGAAGTCATTTTCAAAGAGGAAGACAGGCTGATCAAAGCGGTCTTTAGCTAGGATGTTACGGCTAGAAGACATACGCTCGTCTAAGTCATCTGGCGAAATCCAACGGACAGTCTTTTTGCCCATAGGATTCATGACCACTTCAGCGTTGTATTCATTTTCCATACGGTGCTTGAAGACCTCAAACTGGAGCTGACCGACAGCACCCAGCATGTACTCGCCTGTCTGGTAGTTGGTATAAAGCTGGATGGCTCCCTCTTGCACCAGCTGTTCAATCCCCTTATGGAAGGATTTTTGCTTCATGACATTCTTGGCTGAAACCTTCATAAAGATTTCAGGAGTAAAGGTTGGCAGAGGTTCAAATTCAAACTTATTCTTGCCTACAGTCAAGGTATCACCAACCTGATAAGTCCCCGTATCATAAACCCCGATAATATCACCGGCTACGGCATTGGTCACATTCTCACGACTCTCAGCCATAAACTGGGTAACATTGGACAGTTTGGCGGACTTGCCAGTACGTGGCAGATTGACACTCATACCGCGCTCAAACTCTCCAGAAACGATACGGACAAAGGCGATACGGTCACGGTGGCGCGGGTCCATATTGGCCTGAATTTTAAAGACAAAACCTGAAAAGTCTGGACTGAGCGGCTCGACTACCTCGCCATCTGTCTTCTTGTGGCCATGCGGTTCCGGAGCAAACTTAAGGAAGGTTTCCAGGAAAGTCTGGACGCCAAAGTTGGTCAGAGCTGAGCCAAAGAAAACAGGTGTCAGTTTGCCCTCCAAAATCGCTTCTTCTGAGAATTCATTCCCAGCTTCGCTCAAGAGCTCAATGTCTTCCTTAACTTGCTCATAGAAAGGGTTAGAAGTAAACAGTTGATCGCCTTCTGCCAGAGTTGCAAAGCGCTCCTCACCCTTATAAAGCTCCAGCCGCTCATTGTAGAGATCATAAAGACCCTCAAAGCTCTTCCCCACGCCAATTGGCCAATTCATCGGATAGCTGGCAATACCCAAAATCTCTTCCAATTCTTCCAACAAGTCCAAAGGCTCGCGACCGTCACGATCCAGCTTGTTCATAAAAGTGAAGACTGGAATACCACGATGCTTGACAACCTCAAACAATTTCTTGGTCTGAGCCTCAATACCCTTGGCCGAGTCAATAACCATGACCGCAGCATCCACTGCCATCAAGGTCCGATAAGTATCTTCTGAAAAGTCCTCGTGCCCCGGTGTATCCAGGATATTGACCCGCTTGCCATCGTAGTCAAACTGCATGACAGAGGAAGTCACTGAAATCCCCCGCTGCTTCTCAATATCCATCCAGTCAGACTTGGCAAAATTACCCGTCTTTTTCCCCTTGACCGTTCCAGCTTCACGAATCTCGCCTCCGAAGTAGAGCAACTGCTCCGTGATGGTCGTCTTCCCCGCGTCCGGGTGGGAGATAATGGCAAAAGTCCGGCGTTTCTTAATTTCTTCTTGTAAAGTCATCTTCTTCTCTTTCTTTCATTTAGGATAATGGTAAATCTTAGTATTTGTTTTTTTATTTTAGATCGGAGTCTTTCAATCCTTTCAACCTACCTATTATAGCGGATTTAGCGCTTTTTTTCAATTATCTAAAGAAGATAAAAATCGCCCTTCCGAGCGATTCTATTCTCCCACGTCAACT encodes:
- a CDS encoding magnesium transporter CorA family protein — its product is MFLERKLKDQSVWINIDSDSFKKNARIYQDYEIDKETIEYALDKNERAHMDYNRENGTVVFIYNVLDLATDKEHYETIPMTFVVQQRRLITISNQDNAYVVDMMKSYTERHEPVSVYKFLFASLELISNSYYPVVERMDKRKDEINALLRQTTTKKHLFALSDLETSMVYLVAAAKQNRMLLEHIKSHGIYRRFDELETEQFEDAMIEARQLVSMTDLIAQVLSQLSGSYNNILNNNLNDNLTVLTIISVLLAVLAVITGFFGMNVPLPLSNDKNAWIYIVVISLIIWGLLTKLLKWLANKK
- a CDS encoding peptide chain release factor 3, producing MTLQEEIKKRRTFAIISHPDAGKTTITEQLLYFGGEIREAGTVKGKKTGNFAKSDWMDIEKQRGISVTSSVMQFDYDGKRVNILDTPGHEDFSEDTYRTLMAVDAAVMVIDSAKGIEAQTKKLFEVVKHRGIPVFTFMNKLDRDGREPLDLLEELEEILGIASYPMNWPIGVGKSFEGLYDLYNERLELYKGEERFATLAEGDQLFTSNPFYEQVKEDIELLSEAGNEFSEEAILEGKLTPVFFGSALTNFGVQTFLETFLKFAPEPHGHKKTDGEVVEPLSPDFSGFVFKIQANMDPRHRDRIAFVRIVSGEFERGMSVNLPRTGKSAKLSNVTQFMAESRENVTNAVAGDIIGVYDTGTYQVGDTLTVGKNKFEFEPLPTFTPEIFMKVSAKNVMKQKSFHKGIEQLVQEGAIQLYTNYQTGEYMLGAVGQLQFEVFKHRMENEYNAEVVMNPMGKKTVRWISPDDLDERMSSSRNILAKDRFDQPVFLFENDFALRWFADKYPDVKLEEKM